A region of Burkholderia lata DNA encodes the following proteins:
- a CDS encoding SfnB family sulfur acquisition oxidoreductase yields MSTEIIEENVQPQAGATPVPVIGSDAEALDVAHQVAARLAEHAALRDRERKLPFDEIELFSSSGLWGITVPREYGGAEVSNVTLAEVIAIVSQADPSLGQIPQNHYCLIEDIRLEGSDAQKRFFFDLVLKGTRYGNAFSEAGGKNVLDIQTRVRRDGDAFVLNGRKFYSTGTLFAHWIPVLALDESDQAVLAFVRQGAPGLTVVDDWSGFGQRTTASGTVIVENVLVSPFEIFHTQRSYDRPTFAGPFAQITTAAIDLGIARAALQDTIAFVQQHARPWIDSGVERASEDPLTVAQIGDIAYRVHAAEALLARSGRFVDAAKREPSEETVAQAAIAVGEAKIATTEVSLLAASKLFELGGSKSTLAKYNFDRHWRNARVHTLHDPVRWKYHAIGNYYLNGVKPARHSWN; encoded by the coding sequence ATGTCTACGGAAATCATCGAAGAAAACGTGCAACCGCAAGCGGGCGCCACGCCCGTTCCCGTCATCGGCTCGGATGCCGAGGCACTCGACGTCGCGCACCAGGTCGCGGCCCGACTGGCCGAGCACGCCGCGTTGCGCGACCGCGAGCGCAAGCTGCCGTTCGACGAGATCGAGCTGTTTTCGTCGAGCGGCCTGTGGGGCATTACCGTGCCGCGCGAATACGGCGGCGCGGAAGTGTCGAACGTGACGCTCGCGGAAGTGATCGCGATCGTTTCGCAGGCGGACCCGTCGCTCGGCCAGATCCCGCAGAACCACTATTGCCTGATCGAGGACATCCGCCTCGAAGGCAGCGACGCGCAGAAACGCTTCTTCTTCGATCTCGTTCTCAAGGGCACGCGCTACGGGAACGCGTTCTCCGAAGCGGGCGGCAAGAACGTGCTCGACATTCAGACGCGGGTGCGCCGCGACGGCGATGCGTTCGTGCTGAACGGCCGCAAGTTCTATTCGACCGGCACGCTGTTCGCGCACTGGATCCCGGTGCTCGCGCTCGACGAGTCGGACCAGGCCGTGCTCGCATTCGTGCGGCAGGGCGCGCCGGGGCTGACCGTCGTGGATGACTGGAGCGGCTTCGGGCAGCGCACGACCGCGAGCGGCACGGTGATCGTCGAGAACGTGCTCGTGAGCCCGTTCGAAATCTTCCACACGCAGCGTTCGTACGACCGCCCGACTTTCGCGGGCCCGTTCGCGCAGATCACGACCGCCGCGATCGATCTCGGGATCGCGCGCGCCGCGCTGCAGGACACGATCGCATTCGTGCAGCAGCATGCGCGCCCGTGGATCGATAGCGGCGTCGAACGCGCGAGCGAGGATCCGCTGACGGTCGCGCAGATCGGCGACATCGCGTACCGCGTGCACGCGGCCGAAGCGCTGCTCGCGCGCTCGGGGCGCTTCGTCGACGCGGCGAAGCGGGAGCCGAGCGAGGAAACGGTCGCGCAGGCCGCGATCGCGGTGGGCGAGGCGAAGATCGCGACGACCGAGGTGTCGCTTCTTGCGGCGAGCAAGCTGTTCGAGCTCGGCGGCAGCAAGTCGACGCTCGCGAAATACAACTTCGATCGTCACTGGCGCAACGCCCGCGTGCATACGCTGCACGATCCGGTGCGCTGGAAGTATCACGCGATCGGCAACTACTACCTCAACGGCGTGAAGCCCGCGCGCCATTCCTGGAATTGA
- the sfnG gene encoding dimethylsulfone monooxygenase SfnG has protein sequence MSHTDSSADGVKFAYWVPNVSGGLVVSTIEQRTDWSLEYNQQLARTAEAAGFEYALSQIRFTAGYGAEYQHESVSFSQALLHATTKLKVLAAILPGPWHPAVVAKQLATIDHISNGRIAINVVSGWFKGEFTAIGEPWLEHDERYRRSKEFIQALKGIWTQDNFTFKGDFYRFNDYTLSPKPVQKPHPEIFQGGSSRAARDNAASVSDWYFTNGNTAENLKAQIDDIRAKAAANNHRVRIGVNAFVIARDTEEEAKAVLDDIIRHAHVEAVHAFGDAVKQAGSASPEGEGNWAKSTFEDLVQYNDGFRTNLIGTPQQIAERIVALKAIGVDLVLTGFLHFIEEVEYFGKRVLPLVRELEAQRQAVAA, from the coding sequence ATGAGCCATACCGATTCTTCCGCCGACGGCGTCAAGTTCGCCTACTGGGTGCCGAACGTCAGCGGCGGCCTCGTCGTCAGCACGATCGAGCAGCGCACCGACTGGAGCCTCGAATACAACCAGCAGCTCGCGCGCACCGCCGAGGCGGCCGGCTTCGAGTACGCGCTGAGCCAGATCCGCTTCACGGCCGGCTACGGCGCGGAATACCAGCACGAGTCGGTGTCGTTCAGCCAGGCGCTGCTGCATGCGACGACGAAACTCAAGGTGCTCGCCGCGATCCTGCCGGGGCCGTGGCATCCGGCCGTGGTCGCGAAGCAGCTCGCGACGATCGACCACATCTCGAACGGGCGCATCGCGATCAACGTCGTGAGCGGCTGGTTCAAGGGCGAATTCACCGCGATCGGCGAGCCGTGGCTCGAGCACGACGAACGCTATCGGCGCTCGAAGGAATTCATCCAGGCGCTGAAGGGCATCTGGACGCAGGACAACTTCACGTTCAAGGGCGACTTCTATCGCTTCAACGACTACACGCTGAGCCCGAAGCCGGTGCAGAAGCCGCATCCGGAGATCTTCCAGGGCGGCAGCTCGCGGGCGGCGCGCGACAACGCGGCGAGCGTGTCGGATTGGTACTTCACGAACGGCAATACGGCGGAGAACCTGAAGGCGCAGATCGACGACATTCGTGCGAAGGCGGCGGCGAACAACCATCGCGTGCGCATCGGCGTCAACGCGTTCGTGATCGCGCGCGATACCGAGGAAGAGGCGAAGGCCGTGCTCGACGACATCATCCGGCACGCGCACGTCGAGGCCGTGCATGCGTTCGGCGATGCGGTGAAGCAGGCCGGCAGCGCGTCGCCGGAGGGCGAAGGCAACTGGGCGAAGTCGACGTTCGAGGATCTCGTGCAATACAACGACGGTTTCCGCACGAACCTGATCGGCACGCCGCAGCAGATCGCCGAGCGCATCGTCGCGCTGAAGGCGATCGGCGTCGATCTCGTGCTCACGGGGTTCCTGCATTTCATCGAGGAAGTCGAGTACTTCGGCAAGCGCGTGCTGCCGCTGGTGCGCGAACTCGAGGCGCAGCGGCAGGCGGTTGCCGCGTAA
- the msuE gene encoding FMN reductase, whose amino-acid sequence MSNAINVVAISGGLQRPSRTLALTDAIVSALGAALPIETRLIELGEIGGRLAGALTRAQVPADLDAQIRAIETADALVVASPVYRASYTGLFKHLFDLVHHEALIDVPVLLAATGGSERHALVIDHQLRPLFSFFQARTLPIGVYASESDFDQYQITNPALRARIALAVDRAVPQLRPHALSVAAA is encoded by the coding sequence ATGAGCAATGCAATCAACGTGGTCGCGATATCGGGCGGCCTGCAACGACCGTCGCGCACGCTGGCGCTGACCGACGCGATCGTTTCGGCACTCGGCGCCGCACTGCCGATCGAAACACGGCTGATCGAACTCGGTGAAATCGGCGGCCGGCTGGCCGGTGCGCTGACGCGCGCGCAGGTGCCGGCCGACCTCGATGCGCAGATCCGCGCGATCGAGACGGCCGACGCGCTCGTCGTCGCGAGCCCCGTCTATCGCGCGTCGTACACGGGCCTCTTCAAGCACCTGTTCGACCTCGTGCATCACGAAGCGCTGATCGACGTGCCCGTGCTGCTCGCGGCCACCGGCGGCAGCGAGCGTCATGCGCTCGTGATCGACCATCAGCTCCGCCCGCTGTTCAGCTTCTTCCAGGCCCGCACGCTGCCGATCGGCGTGTACGCGTCCGAAAGCGATTTCGACCAGTACCAGATCACGAACCCGGCGCTGCGCGCGCGTATCGCGCTCGCCGTCGATCGCGCGGTGCCGCAACTGCGCCCGCATGCGCTTTCCGTCGCGGCTGCGTAG
- a CDS encoding acyl-CoA dehydrogenase family protein: MFPALRKTLNTLLITQHPVSNALCNLTVFVQQPDAFIAMTPISVSPRAEGLRVVAPSRDEPAPPDALQTAERLAAGFARTAAERDQQGGTPKAERDQLRDSGLLALSIPSAYGGLGASWRTTLDVVRVLAAADSSLAHVFGFHHLMLATVRLFGAPAQWESWFERTARQQWFWGNALNPLDERTLSRSHGAWHEFSGQKSFCSGALDSQMLIASAHDADTRAFLIAAVPTQRSGISIADDWNNIGQRQTDSGTVTFEKVRVEDHELLTDPGPLSTPFACLRPLVAQLVLTNVYLGIAEAALNDARHYTLHEARPWPGAQVASTGDDPYILGQYGEFWVGLEAARVLADRAADRLDAAWSRDAALTQAERGQVALATAAAKVSAARTGLDLCTRMFDVAGARATHGALRLDRHWRNLRTHTLHDPLAYKIREIGEWALKRTYPTPGFYS; encoded by the coding sequence ATGTTTCCTGCGTTGCGCAAAACGTTGAACACTCTGCTGATCACGCAGCACCCGGTCAGCAACGCGCTATGCAACCTGACCGTTTTCGTGCAGCAACCCGACGCATTCATCGCCATGACACCCATTTCCGTATCGCCCCGCGCGGAAGGCCTGCGCGTCGTCGCGCCGTCCCGCGACGAACCGGCCCCTCCTGACGCCCTGCAAACCGCCGAGCGCCTGGCGGCCGGCTTTGCCCGCACCGCGGCCGAACGCGACCAGCAGGGCGGCACGCCGAAGGCCGAGCGCGACCAGCTGCGCGACAGCGGCCTGCTCGCGCTGAGCATCCCGTCTGCCTACGGCGGCCTCGGCGCGAGCTGGCGCACGACGCTCGACGTCGTCCGCGTGCTCGCGGCGGCCGACAGTTCGCTCGCGCACGTGTTCGGCTTCCATCACCTGATGCTCGCGACCGTGCGGCTGTTCGGCGCGCCCGCGCAGTGGGAATCGTGGTTCGAACGCACCGCGCGCCAGCAGTGGTTCTGGGGTAACGCGCTGAATCCGCTCGACGAGCGCACGCTCAGCCGCTCGCACGGCGCGTGGCACGAATTCAGCGGCCAGAAGAGTTTCTGTTCGGGCGCGCTCGATTCGCAGATGCTGATCGCGTCCGCGCACGACGCCGACACGCGCGCGTTCCTGATCGCGGCCGTGCCGACGCAGCGCAGCGGCATCTCGATCGCCGACGACTGGAACAACATCGGCCAGCGCCAGACCGACAGCGGCACGGTCACGTTCGAGAAAGTGCGCGTCGAGGACCACGAGCTGCTGACGGACCCCGGCCCGCTGTCGACGCCGTTCGCGTGCCTGCGCCCGCTCGTCGCGCAGCTCGTGCTGACGAACGTGTATCTCGGCATCGCCGAAGCCGCGCTCAACGACGCGCGGCACTACACGCTGCACGAAGCGCGGCCGTGGCCCGGCGCGCAGGTCGCGAGCACCGGCGACGATCCGTACATCCTCGGCCAGTACGGCGAATTCTGGGTCGGGCTCGAAGCCGCGCGCGTGCTCGCCGACCGCGCGGCGGACCGGCTCGACGCCGCATGGTCGCGCGATGCGGCGCTCACGCAGGCGGAGCGCGGCCAGGTTGCGCTCGCCACGGCCGCCGCGAAGGTGTCGGCCGCGCGCACCGGGCTCGATCTCTGCACGCGCATGTTCGACGTCGCCGGTGCCCGCGCGACGCACGGCGCGCTGCGACTCGACCGGCACTGGCGCAACCTGCGCACCCACACGCTCCACGACCCGCTCGCGTACAAGATTCGCGAGATCGGCGAATGGGCGCTCAAGCGAACCTATCCGACGCCGGGCTTCTACTCGTGA
- a CDS encoding sigma 54-interacting transcriptional regulator — MGAQANLSDAGLLLVNHSPSDAWPDAAPVLTLPDRSALATSIRARAQVFVDPRSVALLERIRLVAPSDANVLIVGETGTGKELIARHVHGLSRRNGGPFIAVNCGAFSETLVESELFGHEKGAFTGAFSAKPGWFEAANGGTLFLDEIGDLPLSMQVKLLRVLQEREVVRLGSRTGVPIDVRVVAATNVDLQQAVANGQFRGDLFYRLNVVQLAVPTLRERPGDILPLARHFFDDYRSRLGYGPRSIDPRAERRLEAHGWPGNIRELENVIHHALLVSRNDSLQEADLHIASPGVPTAALNTSAPEPDPAAGAQAALERALRDLFDEDHGNLFERIEDTVMRVAFEFSHRNQIQAARLLGISRNVLRARLIRAKEIAAMK, encoded by the coding sequence ATGGGCGCTCAAGCGAACCTATCCGACGCCGGGCTTCTACTCGTGAACCACTCCCCTTCCGATGCGTGGCCCGACGCCGCGCCCGTCCTCACGCTGCCCGACCGGTCCGCGCTGGCGACGTCTATCCGTGCCCGCGCGCAGGTGTTCGTCGATCCGCGCTCGGTCGCGCTGCTCGAACGGATTCGCCTGGTCGCACCGAGCGATGCGAACGTGCTGATCGTCGGCGAGACCGGCACCGGCAAGGAACTGATCGCGCGCCATGTGCATGGCCTCAGCCGCCGCAATGGCGGGCCGTTCATCGCGGTGAACTGCGGCGCGTTCTCCGAAACGCTCGTCGAGAGCGAACTGTTCGGCCACGAGAAAGGTGCGTTTACCGGCGCGTTCAGCGCGAAGCCCGGGTGGTTCGAAGCCGCGAACGGCGGCACGCTGTTTCTCGACGAGATCGGCGACCTGCCGCTGTCGATGCAGGTCAAGCTACTGCGCGTGCTGCAGGAGCGCGAGGTCGTGCGGCTCGGTTCGCGCACGGGCGTGCCGATCGACGTGCGCGTGGTCGCCGCGACCAACGTGGATCTGCAGCAGGCCGTCGCGAACGGGCAGTTTCGCGGCGACCTGTTCTACCGGCTCAACGTCGTGCAGCTCGCGGTGCCGACGCTGCGCGAGCGCCCGGGCGACATCCTGCCGCTCGCGCGCCACTTCTTCGACGACTACCGGAGCCGCCTCGGCTACGGGCCGCGCAGCATCGACCCGCGCGCCGAGCGCCGGCTCGAGGCACACGGCTGGCCCGGCAACATCCGCGAACTCGAGAACGTGATCCATCACGCGCTGCTCGTGAGCCGCAACGATTCGCTGCAGGAGGCCGACCTGCACATTGCGTCGCCGGGCGTGCCGACGGCCGCCTTGAATACGTCAGCGCCGGAACCCGACCCAGCCGCCGGCGCACAGGCCGCGCTCGAACGCGCGCTGCGCGACCTGTTCGACGAAGATCACGGCAACCTGTTCGAACGCATCGAGGACACCGTGATGCGCGTCGCGTTCGAATTCAGCCACCGCAACCAGATCCAGGCCGCACGGCTGCTCGGCATCAGCCGCAACGTGCTGCGCGCACGGCTGATTCGCGCGAAGGAAATCGCGGCGATGAAGTAG
- a CDS encoding dihydroxyacetone kinase family protein: MKKLVNRPSDVVREMLEGIARQSPHVAILGDEHVLVRQPLPEPAQRPVAILSGGGSGHEPAHGGYVGEGMLSAAVCGEVFTSPSTDAVLAAIRASAGPNGALLIVKNYTGDRLNFGLAAELARAEGIPVETVIVADDVSLRGRVERGQRRGIAGTVLIHKLAGAAAARGLPLARVAAIARDAAAELGTMGVALDGCTIPGADKSGFSLGDHEIELGLGIHGEKGVERRAPLPADALVDTLLSSIAADLVLDRGERVALFVNGLGATPDMELAIVLRAAHDNLHRRGIVVARAWAGTFLSALNMPGCSISVLRLNDERAVLLDAPTQARAWPGGGAVNTQIRVASAAVQEAPLPPLDAAGRAWAARLQPALHAVAQTLIDHEQTLTDLDAAAGDGDLGASMLRAAQAILALPESAYGTPAGALSALGAALRRAIAGSSGPFYATALLRASRRLADIAEPSARDWAAAFRGAVDSISELGGAHAGDRTMLDALVPAVAAFERALDNDRDPAGAWTAAVEAAEHGAQETARMTPRAGRASYLGERAIGTPDGGAVAVSYWLRALQAHIG; the protein is encoded by the coding sequence ATGAAAAAGCTTGTCAACCGCCCGTCCGATGTCGTGCGAGAAATGCTGGAAGGCATCGCGCGGCAGTCGCCGCATGTCGCGATCCTCGGCGACGAGCACGTGCTCGTCCGCCAGCCGCTGCCCGAGCCCGCGCAACGCCCCGTCGCCATCCTGTCCGGTGGCGGCAGCGGCCACGAGCCCGCGCACGGCGGCTATGTCGGCGAAGGAATGCTGAGCGCGGCCGTCTGCGGCGAAGTGTTCACGTCGCCGTCCACAGACGCCGTGCTCGCCGCGATCCGCGCGAGCGCCGGCCCGAACGGCGCCTTGCTGATCGTGAAGAACTACACGGGCGACCGGCTCAATTTCGGGCTCGCCGCCGAACTCGCACGCGCCGAAGGCATTCCGGTCGAGACGGTCATCGTCGCCGACGACGTATCGCTGCGCGGCCGCGTCGAGCGCGGCCAGCGGCGCGGGATCGCCGGTACCGTGCTGATCCACAAGCTCGCCGGCGCGGCAGCCGCGCGCGGGCTGCCGCTCGCCCGCGTCGCGGCCATCGCGCGCGACGCGGCGGCCGAACTCGGCACGATGGGTGTCGCACTCGACGGCTGCACGATCCCGGGCGCCGACAAGTCGGGCTTCAGCCTCGGCGATCACGAGATCGAACTCGGCCTCGGCATCCATGGCGAGAAAGGCGTCGAGCGCCGCGCGCCGCTGCCGGCCGATGCGCTTGTCGACACGCTGCTGTCGAGCATCGCCGCCGATCTCGTGCTCGACCGCGGCGAACGCGTTGCGCTGTTCGTCAACGGCCTCGGCGCGACGCCGGACATGGAACTCGCGATCGTGCTGCGCGCCGCGCACGACAACCTGCACCGGCGCGGCATCGTCGTCGCGCGTGCGTGGGCCGGCACGTTCCTGTCGGCGCTGAACATGCCCGGCTGCTCGATCTCGGTGCTGCGGCTGAACGACGAACGCGCGGTGCTGCTCGACGCACCGACGCAGGCGCGTGCATGGCCAGGCGGCGGCGCGGTGAATACGCAGATCCGTGTGGCCTCGGCCGCCGTGCAGGAAGCGCCGTTGCCGCCGCTCGATGCGGCCGGCCGCGCGTGGGCCGCGCGCCTGCAACCGGCATTGCACGCGGTCGCGCAAACGCTGATCGATCACGAGCAGACGCTGACCGACCTCGATGCGGCGGCCGGCGACGGCGATCTCGGCGCGAGCATGCTGCGCGCCGCGCAGGCGATCCTCGCACTGCCGGAAAGCGCATACGGCACGCCGGCCGGCGCGCTCTCGGCGCTCGGCGCCGCGTTGCGCCGCGCGATCGCCGGCAGCTCGGGGCCGTTCTATGCGACCGCGCTGCTGCGCGCGTCGCGCCGGCTGGCCGATATCGCCGAGCCGTCCGCACGCGACTGGGCCGCGGCGTTCCGCGGCGCGGTGGATTCGATCAGCGAACTGGGCGGCGCGCACGCCGGCGACCGGACCATGCTCGATGCGCTGGTCCCGGCCGTCGCGGCATTCGAGCGGGCGCTCGACAACGATCGCGATCCCGCCGGCGCATGGACGGCCGCGGTCGAAGCCGCCGAGCACGGTGCGCAGGAAACCGCACGCATGACGCCACGCGCCGGGCGCGCGAGCTATCTCGGCGAACGTGCGATCGGCACGCCGGACGGCGGCGCGGTCGCGGTGTCGTATTGGCTGCGTGCGTTGCAGGCACACATCGGGTGA
- a CDS encoding DUF1330 domain-containing protein, translating into MATYIVFTRESMQDPHEFDLYQSKVGATLAGHPVKVLAAYGPQETLEGEGPEGVVIVEFPSKEAAHAWYHGPEYQTVAQHRFKGARYRAVLVEGV; encoded by the coding sequence TTGGCCACCTATATTGTGTTTACACGTGAAAGCATGCAGGACCCGCACGAATTCGACCTCTACCAGAGCAAGGTCGGCGCGACGCTCGCCGGGCATCCGGTGAAGGTGCTCGCGGCCTACGGGCCGCAGGAAACGCTGGAAGGTGAAGGCCCGGAAGGCGTCGTGATCGTCGAATTCCCGTCGAAGGAAGCCGCGCACGCGTGGTATCACGGCCCCGAATACCAGACCGTCGCCCAGCACCGGTTCAAGGGCGCGCGCTATCGCGCCGTGCTGGTCGAAGGCGTCTGA
- a CDS encoding FAS1-like dehydratase domain-containing protein — MSTSSSQPPGQASLDAWLGKTETLDDDITAFPLNALAATLDRPSPGDVVPPMWHWLYFLPVAPLAEVGPDGHPKRGGFLPPVPLPRRMWAGGRLTFHAPLRTGRRATRESTIENIEDKTGRSGRLVFVTVQHRIECDGALCVEEEHDIVYRDAPQPGSPAPKPVAAPAGETWSRTVTADAVMLFRYSALTFNGHRIHYDRSYVTQEEGYPGLVVHGPLIATLLVDLVHRERPDATLASFAFRAVRPTFDGEPFTLCGKPSDDGKTIELWAKDRDGWLTMQATATLA; from the coding sequence GTGTCCACTTCATCCTCGCAGCCCCCTGGCCAGGCGTCGCTCGACGCGTGGCTGGGCAAGACCGAAACGCTCGATGACGACATCACCGCGTTCCCGCTGAACGCGCTGGCCGCCACGCTCGACCGCCCGTCGCCCGGCGACGTCGTGCCGCCGATGTGGCACTGGCTCTATTTCCTGCCGGTCGCGCCGCTGGCCGAAGTCGGCCCCGATGGCCACCCGAAGCGTGGCGGCTTCCTGCCGCCCGTGCCGCTGCCGCGCCGCATGTGGGCCGGCGGCCGCCTGACGTTCCATGCGCCGCTGCGCACCGGGCGGCGCGCGACGCGCGAATCCACGATCGAGAACATCGAGGACAAGACGGGCCGCAGCGGCCGGCTCGTATTCGTGACGGTGCAGCACCGGATCGAGTGCGACGGCGCGTTGTGCGTCGAGGAAGAGCACGACATCGTCTATCGCGATGCGCCGCAGCCCGGCTCGCCGGCGCCGAAGCCGGTCGCGGCGCCGGCGGGCGAGACGTGGTCGCGCACGGTCACGGCCGACGCCGTGATGCTGTTCCGCTATTCGGCGCTGACCTTCAACGGTCACCGCATCCACTACGACCGCAGCTACGTGACGCAGGAGGAAGGCTATCCGGGGCTCGTCGTGCACGGCCCGCTGATCGCGACGCTGCTCGTCGATCTCGTGCACCGCGAACGGCCCGACGCGACGCTCGCGAGCTTCGCGTTCCGCGCGGTGCGCCCGACGTTCGACGGGGAGCCGTTCACGCTGTGCGGCAAGCCGTCGGACGACGGCAAGACGATCGAGCTGTGGGCAAAGGATCGCGACGGCTGGCTGACGATGCAGGCCACCGCGACCCTGGCGTAA
- a CDS encoding MarR family winged helix-turn-helix transcriptional regulator, with translation MTNLHDLRLAVSSLLVLSARKWRRTSDGVLTAYNVSEACATPLLIAGRLGEGVRQGTLAEYVGIEGPSLVRLLDQLCAAGLARRDEDPHDRRAKTISLTAAGRAVTATMEEDLRVLRAQVLKGVTRADLEATLRVLDAFNASESHTPAARASHTGNATS, from the coding sequence ATGACCAATCTGCACGACCTCCGCCTGGCCGTCAGCAGCCTTCTCGTGCTGTCCGCGCGCAAGTGGCGCCGCACCAGTGACGGCGTGCTGACCGCGTACAACGTGTCCGAGGCCTGCGCGACGCCGCTGCTGATCGCCGGGCGCCTCGGCGAAGGCGTGCGGCAGGGCACGCTCGCCGAATACGTCGGCATCGAAGGGCCATCGCTCGTGCGCCTGCTCGACCAGCTGTGCGCGGCCGGCCTCGCACGCCGCGACGAGGATCCGCACGACCGCCGCGCGAAAACGATCTCGCTGACAGCCGCCGGCCGCGCGGTCACCGCGACGATGGAGGAAGACCTGCGCGTGCTGCGCGCGCAGGTGCTCAAGGGTGTCACGCGCGCCGACCTCGAAGCGACGCTGCGCGTGCTCGACGCATTCAATGCATCCGAGTCGCACACGCCCGCCGCGCGCGCATCCCACACCGGCAACGCCACGTCATGA